A single window of Brevundimonas vitisensis DNA harbors:
- a CDS encoding alpha-E domain-containing protein, translated as MLSRTADSLYWTGRYMERADFVARILEAALRLATLPAGEDAAASAWAGALASAGAGGAFAASGRGRPTEASVREYLAFSPDNGSSIQACLIKARTNARSVRTALTVELWEAINGAWNGLADFGKPGKRDDFVRFLEWVKGVSLAVEGASSRTMLRNDAYWFLRLGAAIERADNTARLLDVKYHLLLPPGERVGGQLDYFQWTTLLREVSALTAYRWVYRESVRPWLVADLLVLNRQMPRSLASCQGMIVSYLERLAADYNRRGPAQRLASSRLTEFNEARIEDIFQSGLHEYIQKFLKENNALAAAVHDQYLV; from the coding sequence ATGCTCTCGCGTACCGCCGACAGCCTGTACTGGACGGGTCGCTATATGGAGCGTGCCGACTTTGTCGCGCGCATCCTGGAGGCAGCCCTGCGTCTGGCGACCTTGCCAGCGGGCGAGGACGCGGCGGCTTCCGCCTGGGCCGGTGCCCTGGCCTCTGCCGGGGCGGGCGGTGCCTTTGCCGCATCCGGGCGGGGCCGACCGACCGAGGCGTCGGTGCGGGAGTATCTGGCGTTCTCGCCCGACAACGGATCGTCGATTCAGGCCTGCCTGATCAAGGCGCGGACCAATGCGCGGTCTGTCCGCACCGCTCTCACGGTCGAGTTGTGGGAAGCCATCAACGGGGCCTGGAACGGCCTGGCCGACTTCGGCAAGCCGGGCAAGCGCGACGACTTCGTGCGCTTCCTGGAGTGGGTCAAGGGGGTCTCCCTGGCCGTCGAGGGGGCCTCGTCGCGGACCATGCTGCGTAACGACGCCTACTGGTTCCTGCGCCTGGGGGCGGCGATCGAGCGGGCCGACAATACGGCGCGGCTGCTGGACGTGAAATATCACCTGCTGCTGCCGCCCGGCGAACGGGTGGGCGGCCAGCTGGACTATTTCCAGTGGACCACCCTGCTGCGCGAGGTGTCGGCGCTGACGGCCTATCGCTGGGTGTATCGGGAATCGGTGCGGCCCTGGCTGGTGGCCGATCTGCTGGTGCTGAACCGGCAGATGCCGCGCTCACTGGCCAGCTGTCAGGGGATGATCGTCAGCTATCTGGAACGGCTGGCGGCCGACTACAACCGGCGCGGACCGGCTCAGCGATTGGCATCGAGCCGCCTGACCGAGTTCAACGAGGCGCGGATCGAAGACATCTTCCAATCGGGTCTGCACGAGTACATCCAGAAATTCCTAAAGGAAAACAACGCCCTGGCTGCCGCCGTCCACGACCAGTATCTGGTGTAG
- a CDS encoding circularly permuted type 2 ATP-grasp protein has product MGAGEVRESYRTLDRWLKAAPADLLSSRSRQAELFFRRMGVTFAVYGDAESNERLIPFDVVPRIIAANEWRLLERGLKQRVGALNAFLKDIYGPQECIRAGVIPADIVLTNPQYRPEMQGRRPPGDVWCHIAGIDLVRTGEDGFQVLEDNARTPSGVSYMLENREMMMRLFPDLFAEHRIHPVDTYTDTLLRTLQSGAPGSAGDDPRIVVLTPGPFNSAYYEHSFLADKLGVELVEGTDLFVNDDTVFMRTTEGPQKVDVIYRRIDDDFIDPLTFRPDSAVGVPGLMAAYLAGNVTLANAVGTGVADDKCVYTYMPEIVRFFTGEEPILKNIPTWRCREPEALKEVLGQLDQLVVKEVGGSGGYGMLVGPAATKAEIETFRAKLIAHPEEFIAQPTLSLSTAPTLDGGTLQPRHVDLRPFVLTSPAGVRVTPGGLTRVALKAGSLVVNSSQGGGTKDTWVLDD; this is encoded by the coding sequence ATGGGCGCGGGCGAGGTCCGCGAAAGCTATCGGACGCTGGACCGATGGCTGAAGGCTGCGCCTGCGGATCTGCTGTCATCGCGCTCTCGCCAGGCCGAGCTGTTCTTTCGGCGGATGGGTGTCACCTTTGCCGTCTATGGCGATGCGGAATCCAACGAGCGGCTGATCCCGTTCGATGTCGTGCCCCGCATCATCGCGGCCAATGAGTGGCGTCTTCTGGAACGCGGCCTGAAGCAGCGGGTCGGGGCGCTGAATGCCTTTCTGAAGGATATCTATGGACCTCAGGAATGTATCCGCGCCGGCGTCATCCCGGCCGACATCGTCCTGACCAATCCGCAATACCGCCCCGAGATGCAGGGTCGCCGTCCCCCGGGGGATGTCTGGTGCCACATCGCCGGCATCGATCTGGTCCGCACGGGCGAGGATGGTTTTCAGGTCCTGGAAGACAATGCGCGCACGCCCTCCGGCGTCTCCTACATGCTGGAGAACCGCGAGATGATGATGCGGCTGTTCCCCGACCTGTTCGCCGAGCATCGCATCCACCCGGTCGATACCTATACCGACACCCTTCTGCGGACGCTGCAGTCGGGCGCGCCGGGCAGTGCCGGTGACGATCCCCGGATCGTGGTTCTGACCCCCGGTCCGTTCAACTCTGCCTATTACGAGCATTCCTTCCTGGCGGACAAACTGGGTGTGGAACTGGTCGAGGGGACGGATCTGTTCGTCAATGACGACACCGTCTTCATGCGCACGACCGAAGGTCCCCAGAAGGTCGATGTCATCTATCGCCGCATCGACGACGATTTCATCGATCCCCTGACCTTCCGCCCGGATTCGGCGGTGGGGGTCCCTGGACTGATGGCGGCCTATCTGGCGGGCAATGTCACCCTGGCCAATGCGGTGGGCACAGGGGTCGCGGACGACAAATGCGTCTACACCTACATGCCCGAGATCGTGCGTTTCTTCACCGGCGAGGAGCCGATCCTGAAGAACATCCCGACCTGGCGCTGTCGCGAGCCGGAAGCGTTGAAGGAGGTTCTGGGGCAACTGGACCAACTGGTGGTCAAGGAGGTCGGGGGATCGGGCGGCTATGGCATGCTGGTGGGACCGGCGGCGACCAAGGCCGAGATCGAGACCTTCCGCGCCAAGCTGATCGCGCACCCCGAGGAGTTCATCGCCCAGCCGACGCTCAGCCTGTCGACCGCCCCCACGCTGGACGGCGGCACTCTGCAGCCCCGGCATGTCGATCTGCGCCCGTTCGTTCTGACAAGCCCGGCAGGCGTGCGGGTGACGCCCGGCGGCCTGACGCGCGTCGCCTTGAAGGCTGGGTCCCTGGTGGTCAACTCCAGCCAGGGCGGGGGCACGAAGGACACCTGGGTGCTGGATGACTGA
- a CDS encoding YerC/YecD family TrpR-related protein: MTDPLPRQTTRQVSDDRQALYDALLCLETPQEAEAFLADLCTPAELRAFAERWAVARLLDQRQHSYREIALEAGASPTTVVRVARFLKDMDNNGYRLVLDRLKTKA; this comes from the coding sequence ATGACCGATCCCCTCCCCCGCCAGACGACCCGTCAGGTCTCCGACGACAGGCAAGCCCTGTACGACGCCCTGCTGTGCCTGGAGACACCTCAGGAGGCGGAGGCCTTTCTGGCTGATCTGTGCACCCCGGCCGAGCTGCGTGCCTTTGCCGAACGATGGGCCGTGGCCCGACTGCTGGACCAGCGCCAGCACTCCTATCGCGAGATCGCTCTGGAGGCCGGGGCCAGCCCCACCACGGTCGTCCGCGTCGCCCGCTTCCTCAAGGACATGGACAACAATGGCTATCGCCTCGTCCTGGACCGCCTGAAAACGAAAGCCTGA
- the hisG gene encoding ATP phosphoribosyltransferase, giving the protein MSTVQGRLRIAVQKSGRLADRSLDLVRDAGLRVIKGNNDLLYRVENYPIDLLRVRDDDIPTFVADGVCDLGIVGENVLEEGKNGGTNAEVVMPLGFGRCTLKLAVPPTLDYAGPASLDGKRIATSYPRILRRYLDQQGVAADIVVMRGAVEVAPRLKLASAICDLVSTGATLEANGLDAKETVFESQAVLIRSPSGPEPALAHLLESIVERISGVVSSQGAKYVMLNAPRSALDQITAILPGAGSPTVMPLMGRDDAVAVHAVCQEAVFWETLEKLKAAGASAILVLPIEKMM; this is encoded by the coding sequence ATGAGTACCGTTCAGGGGCGACTGCGTATCGCCGTCCAGAAATCCGGCCGCCTGGCCGACCGCAGCCTCGATCTGGTCCGCGATGCGGGCCTGCGGGTCATCAAGGGCAACAACGACCTGCTGTATCGGGTCGAGAACTATCCGATCGACCTGCTGCGCGTCCGCGATGACGACATTCCCACCTTTGTCGCCGATGGAGTCTGCGACCTGGGCATCGTCGGCGAGAATGTACTGGAGGAAGGCAAGAACGGCGGTACCAACGCCGAGGTGGTCATGCCGCTGGGCTTTGGGCGCTGCACGCTGAAACTGGCTGTGCCGCCGACGCTGGACTATGCTGGCCCTGCCTCCCTGGACGGCAAGCGGATCGCCACTTCCTATCCGCGGATCCTTCGCCGCTACCTGGACCAGCAGGGCGTGGCCGCCGACATCGTAGTCATGCGCGGTGCGGTCGAGGTGGCCCCCCGGCTGAAGCTCGCTTCCGCCATCTGTGACCTGGTCTCGACCGGGGCCACGCTGGAGGCCAACGGCCTGGATGCCAAGGAGACGGTGTTCGAAAGCCAAGCGGTGCTGATCCGTTCGCCGTCCGGGCCCGAGCCCGCCCTGGCGCACCTGCTGGAAAGCATTGTCGAGCGGATCAGCGGCGTGGTGTCCTCCCAGGGGGCCAAATACGTGATGCTGAATGCGCCCCGAAGCGCCCTGGACCAGATCACCGCCATCCTGCCCGGCGCCGGATCGCCCACCGTCATGCCGCTGATGGGCCGCGACGACGCCGTGGCCGTCCACGCGGTCTGTCAGGAGGCGGTTTTCTGGGAAACTCTGGAAAAACTGAAGGCGGCGGGCGCTTCGGCCATCCTCGTCCTCCCAATCGAGAAGATGATGTGA
- the hisD gene encoding histidinol dehydrogenase — translation MADLNWNRIDWSALYEAGRRAALARPTRRSDDSVSSVVREIFDDVRTRGGQAVTDWAVRLDKAPPRRVAVTEEAVAKARDTLPPADTRAIRIAAENVRVFHQATRPEDSPFIETTPGVLSRLVWRPIGAAGLYVPGGTAPLFSSLLMLAIPAEVAGVGRRVAVTPPRPDGSVHPAMILAAAEAGLEEIWLLGGAQAIAALTFGAVLEDGEIAPCDKLFGPGNAYVAEAKRQASALPGGPAQDMPAGPSELLVIADRDTDFEIAAADLLSQAEHDADAQVILVSDSRTAVAGILEEVERQLPSLPRAEVARASLSEARIVLVRDREEACAVSNLYGPEHLSIQTRDPEEMVEQITAAGAVFVGGWAAETLGDYAAGPSHVLPTDGGARTLGGITTASFMTSMSVQTVTQAGAAALAPVAARLARLEGLEAHARSADLRSGS, via the coding sequence ATGGCCGATCTGAACTGGAACCGCATCGACTGGTCCGCCCTGTACGAGGCGGGACGCAGAGCCGCCCTGGCCCGCCCCACCCGGCGCAGCGACGACAGCGTCAGCAGCGTCGTGCGCGAAATCTTCGATGACGTCCGCACGCGCGGTGGACAGGCCGTCACCGACTGGGCTGTCCGGCTGGACAAGGCCCCGCCCCGCCGTGTCGCCGTCACCGAAGAGGCCGTGGCCAAGGCGCGGGACACCCTTCCTCCCGCCGATACCCGCGCCATCCGCATCGCCGCCGAAAACGTTCGGGTGTTCCACCAGGCCACGCGCCCCGAGGATTCGCCCTTCATCGAGACGACGCCCGGCGTGCTCTCGCGCCTGGTCTGGCGTCCGATCGGGGCGGCCGGACTCTATGTCCCGGGCGGAACCGCGCCGCTGTTCTCGTCCCTGCTGATGCTGGCCATCCCGGCAGAGGTCGCCGGCGTGGGCCGAAGGGTGGCGGTCACCCCGCCCCGGCCTGACGGCAGTGTCCACCCGGCCATGATCCTGGCCGCAGCCGAGGCCGGACTGGAGGAAATCTGGCTGCTGGGTGGGGCCCAGGCGATCGCTGCCCTGACCTTCGGAGCGGTGCTGGAGGACGGCGAGATTGCGCCGTGCGACAAACTGTTCGGCCCCGGCAATGCCTATGTCGCCGAGGCCAAGCGCCAGGCTTCGGCCCTGCCCGGCGGCCCGGCGCAGGACATGCCGGCGGGACCGTCCGAACTGCTGGTCATCGCCGACCGCGACACGGATTTCGAGATCGCTGCCGCCGACCTGCTGAGTCAGGCCGAGCACGACGCCGATGCCCAGGTCATCCTGGTCAGCGACAGTCGCACGGCGGTGGCCGGCATTCTCGAGGAGGTGGAGCGCCAGCTGCCCAGCCTGCCTCGCGCCGAGGTCGCCCGCGCCTCTCTGTCCGAAGCGAGGATCGTGCTGGTCCGCGACCGGGAAGAGGCCTGCGCCGTCTCCAATCTGTATGGCCCCGAGCACCTGTCGATCCAGACCCGCGACCCGGAGGAAATGGTCGAGCAGATCACCGCCGCCGGTGCGGTCTTCGTCGGCGGATGGGCGGCCGAGACCCTGGGCGACTATGCCGCCGGGCCCAGCCACGTCCTGCCGACCGACGGCGGGGCACGCACCCTGGGGGGCATCACGACGGCCAGTTTCATGACCTCCATGTCGGT